The following are encoded together in the Adhaeribacter arboris genome:
- a CDS encoding amidohydrolase family protein, giving the protein MRKIFFTLLLAIGTSCYSWAQETFPRNGVYDERPGLVTFTNATLYIDYQTRLDKATLVIRHGKIEAAGADVKIPAGAVVIDAKGKFIYPSFIDLFSAYGLPPVIPASVGFTSPPQPESTRKGAFNWNQAIRADADAAEMFKVDNRAAEDYRQQGFGTVLTQHPDGIARGTAALVTLAQKRENEVILREKAAAGLSFNRGSSTQDYPGSLMGAIALIRQTYLDADWLRQHPNEEQNISLQAFYANQKLPHIFEVSDKLNVLRADKIGDEFGQQYIIKGRGDEYQMLREVKATNAPLILPVNFPDAYNVEDPLDADLIALEDLKHWEMAPANAALLTKNNIAFAFTAADLKDKKKFLPNIRKAITYGLSEQEVLKALTFTPARLLQAENQVGALRKGMVANFIITSQPIFQGDNVLLENWIQGERYPVRQLPLDVRGNYSLQVGGQTPVRLEITGQGDKPDGRIIFKNPTEKDTTKIKVRLNLTNDLITLAYNVDPKNPESQVRLSGWYTTGKPGFEGSGQLPNATPVKWVATLEKAYPIPPAPVAAPKTPAAAPLGAMLHPFTAFGRTALPQPETILIKNATIWTNEKEGRLENADVLLRDGKIEKVGKNLTANGAKTIDGTGKHVTPGIIDEHSHIAISHSVNEATQSVTSEVRIGDVVDPEDINIYRQLAGGVVASQLLHGSANPIGGQSALIKLRWGLGPEELKIKGADNYIKFALGENVKQANWSSQHTIRFPQTRMGVEQVYIDAFQRAKEYDQAWENYRKLSKSAQAKTGAPRRDLELEALAEILNKQRFITCHSYVQSEINMLLKVADQMGFQVNTFTHILEGYKVADKMKNHGSGASTFSDWWAYKMEVKDAIPYNAALMTNVGLVTAINSDDAEMARRLNQEAAKTIKYGSLSEEEALKLVTLNPAKLLHLDNRMGSLKPGKDADVVLWTDHPLSIYAKAEKTFVDGTLYYDLETDKQLRLERDKERQRLIQKMLGAKQSGEPTQPASVTRKGEVKHCEDVVAGN; this is encoded by the coding sequence ATGCGTAAAATCTTTTTTACTCTTCTTTTAGCTATTGGTACCTCCTGCTACAGTTGGGCTCAGGAAACTTTCCCGCGCAACGGCGTGTACGACGAACGGCCCGGTTTAGTAACTTTTACCAACGCTACCCTTTACATTGATTATCAAACCCGGCTGGATAAGGCTACTCTGGTTATTCGGCATGGTAAGATAGAAGCCGCCGGCGCCGACGTTAAAATTCCTGCCGGTGCGGTGGTGATTGATGCGAAAGGAAAATTTATTTATCCGAGTTTTATTGATTTGTTTTCGGCTTATGGTTTGCCGCCCGTTATACCCGCATCTGTTGGCTTTACTTCGCCCCCGCAACCCGAAAGCACTCGAAAAGGCGCTTTCAACTGGAACCAAGCTATTCGGGCCGATGCCGATGCGGCAGAAATGTTTAAAGTAGATAACCGAGCCGCCGAAGATTATCGCCAGCAAGGTTTCGGCACGGTACTAACCCAACATCCGGATGGCATTGCCCGGGGCACGGCGGCTTTAGTAACTCTAGCACAGAAACGAGAAAACGAAGTTATATTACGCGAAAAAGCGGCGGCGGGTCTTTCCTTCAACCGGGGCTCTTCTACCCAGGATTATCCGGGTTCCTTAATGGGCGCCATTGCGTTAATCCGCCAAACTTACCTGGATGCTGACTGGCTCCGGCAACACCCCAATGAGGAACAGAATATATCCTTGCAAGCTTTTTATGCTAACCAGAAACTGCCGCATATATTTGAAGTATCGGATAAGTTAAACGTATTACGTGCCGATAAAATTGGGGATGAATTCGGGCAGCAATACATCATTAAAGGCCGGGGCGATGAATACCAGATGCTCCGCGAAGTAAAAGCCACCAACGCTCCCCTTATTTTACCGGTTAATTTTCCGGATGCCTACAACGTAGAAGACCCGCTCGATGCCGATCTTATTGCCCTGGAAGACTTAAAACATTGGGAAATGGCGCCGGCTAACGCCGCCTTACTAACTAAAAACAACATTGCTTTTGCCTTTACCGCCGCCGATTTAAAAGACAAGAAAAAATTTCTGCCGAACATCCGCAAAGCTATTACCTACGGCCTCTCGGAGCAAGAGGTCTTAAAAGCCTTGACTTTTACGCCGGCCCGATTGCTGCAAGCCGAAAACCAGGTGGGCGCTTTACGCAAAGGCATGGTGGCCAACTTTATCATTACTTCGCAACCCATTTTCCAGGGCGATAATGTATTACTCGAAAACTGGATTCAGGGTGAGCGTTATCCGGTGCGCCAGCTACCCCTTGATGTACGCGGAAACTACTCCCTGCAAGTGGGCGGGCAAACCCCGGTACGCTTAGAAATTACCGGTCAGGGAGATAAACCCGATGGTCGTATTATTTTTAAAAATCCGACCGAAAAAGATACTACCAAAATTAAAGTTCGGTTAAATTTAACCAACGATCTAATCACCTTAGCTTATAACGTTGATCCTAAAAACCCGGAAAGCCAGGTACGCTTAAGTGGCTGGTACACTACCGGTAAACCAGGGTTTGAAGGATCCGGCCAATTGCCCAATGCTACCCCGGTAAAATGGGTAGCCACTTTAGAAAAAGCCTATCCAATACCACCTGCTCCGGTTGCCGCCCCCAAAACACCCGCTGCCGCGCCGCTTGGCGCTATGCTGCATCCATTTACCGCTTTCGGTCGAACTGCTTTACCTCAACCAGAAACCATCCTGATTAAAAATGCTACCATCTGGACGAACGAGAAAGAAGGCCGCCTGGAAAATGCCGATGTGTTGCTGCGCGACGGGAAAATTGAGAAAGTAGGTAAAAACCTAACGGCTAATGGCGCTAAAACCATTGATGGTACGGGCAAGCACGTTACGCCCGGTATTATTGACGAGCACTCGCACATTGCTATCAGCCACTCGGTTAACGAAGCTACGCAATCTGTTACTTCCGAAGTACGCATCGGCGATGTAGTAGACCCGGAAGATATTAATATTTACCGGCAGTTGGCGGGCGGCGTAGTAGCTTCGCAATTATTGCACGGCTCGGCTAATCCTATTGGTGGGCAATCGGCCTTAATTAAATTACGTTGGGGCCTAGGGCCGGAAGAACTAAAAATTAAGGGCGCCGATAACTACATTAAATTTGCCCTCGGCGAAAACGTAAAACAAGCTAACTGGAGCTCGCAGCATACCATCCGGTTCCCGCAAACCCGCATGGGCGTAGAACAGGTGTACATAGATGCTTTTCAACGCGCCAAAGAATACGACCAGGCCTGGGAAAACTACCGTAAGCTTTCCAAATCGGCCCAGGCCAAAACCGGAGCGCCTCGCCGCGACCTGGAACTGGAGGCTCTCGCCGAAATTTTAAATAAACAGCGTTTTATCACCTGCCATTCGTACGTGCAGTCGGAGATTAACATGCTTTTGAAAGTCGCTGACCAAATGGGTTTTCAGGTAAATACGTTTACGCACATTTTGGAGGGATACAAAGTGGCGGATAAAATGAAAAATCACGGTTCGGGCGCTTCCACGTTTTCGGATTGGTGGGCTTATAAAATGGAAGTGAAAGATGCCATTCCGTATAACGCCGCTCTAATGACCAATGTAGGTCTGGTAACCGCCATTAATTCTGATGATGCTGAAATGGCCCGCCGTTTAAATCAGGAAGCCGCTAAAACAATTAAGTACGGTAGTTTATCGGAAGAAGAAGCACTGAAATTAGTTACGCTTAACCCAGCCAAATTACTGCACCTCGATAACCGCATGGGGAGCCTAAAACCCGGTAAAGATGCCGATGTGGTACTCTGGACCGATCACCCGCTCTCCATTTACGCCAAAGCCGAAAAAACCTTTGTGGATGGTACGCTTTATTACGACCTGGAAACGGATAAACAACTCCGCCTAGAACGGGATAAAGAACGCCAACGCCTCATCCAGAAAATGCTCGGGGCAAAGCAATCCGGCGAACCAACCCAACCGGCTTCTGTTACCCGCAAAGGCGAAGTAAAACATTGCGAAGACGTAGTAGCAGGAAATTAA
- a CDS encoding amidohydrolase family protein — protein sequence MKYTFLTAVLFLTLTTWAQVPAPAPKQTKPVLLTGATLHVGNGSVIEKAAVAFDKGKITYAGPASGAPAATGYEVVEVTGQHIYPGLIQPNTQLGLTDISSVRATRDEQEVGVFNPNVRALIAYNTDSDVLPTIRGNGVLLVQATPVGGTISGSSSVMQLDAWNWEDAVIKADDGLHLNWPTIPRPPQPDALPNLSELLTNRERTLRELQQLFTEAAAFSQEATGKQNLKLSALKGLFDGSKRLYIHADGAKEIVEGIRFAKRNGVKKIVLVGGYDSWKITDFLREQNVPVIISGIHALPSRTVDDVDLPYKLPYLLQQAGILFGLQYDGALHGHRNLPFIAGTAVAYGLTKEQALAAVTANTAKILGVDQLTGTIEVGKDANLVVSSGDLLDMRTNEVTLAYIQGRKINLTDKQKTLYQKFKEKYEAQK from the coding sequence ATGAAATATACATTTTTAACGGCTGTGCTTTTTCTTACTCTTACTACCTGGGCGCAAGTACCGGCTCCGGCACCTAAACAAACGAAACCGGTGTTACTCACCGGCGCTACTCTGCACGTGGGTAACGGTTCCGTAATCGAAAAAGCCGCTGTAGCTTTTGATAAAGGTAAAATTACGTACGCTGGCCCAGCCAGTGGCGCTCCGGCTGCCACCGGCTATGAAGTGGTAGAAGTTACGGGTCAACATATTTATCCGGGTCTTATTCAACCAAATACCCAACTAGGTTTAACCGATATTTCATCGGTGCGGGCTACCCGCGACGAACAGGAAGTAGGTGTATTCAACCCGAATGTGCGGGCTTTAATAGCCTATAATACCGATTCTGATGTTTTGCCTACTATCCGGGGCAACGGTGTTTTACTGGTACAAGCAACGCCGGTGGGTGGTACCATTTCCGGTTCTTCGTCGGTAATGCAACTCGATGCCTGGAATTGGGAAGATGCCGTAATAAAAGCCGACGATGGCTTGCACCTGAACTGGCCCACTATACCCCGGCCGCCGCAACCCGATGCCCTGCCCAACTTAAGCGAATTACTAACCAACCGGGAAAGAACATTACGGGAATTGCAACAACTATTTACCGAAGCCGCTGCTTTCTCCCAGGAAGCTACCGGCAAGCAAAATTTAAAACTTTCCGCTTTAAAAGGCTTGTTCGATGGCAGTAAGCGATTATATATCCACGCCGACGGAGCGAAAGAAATTGTGGAAGGTATCCGGTTCGCTAAAAGGAATGGCGTTAAAAAGATTGTGTTAGTTGGCGGATACGATAGTTGGAAGATTACCGATTTTCTGCGCGAACAAAACGTTCCGGTTATTATATCGGGCATTCACGCTTTGCCTAGCCGCACCGTTGACGACGTGGATTTACCTTATAAATTACCGTATCTGCTTCAGCAAGCCGGGATTTTATTCGGCCTTCAATACGACGGCGCCTTACATGGGCACCGCAACTTGCCTTTTATTGCCGGTACCGCGGTGGCTTACGGTCTTACCAAAGAGCAGGCCCTGGCAGCAGTTACAGCGAATACAGCTAAAATTTTAGGAGTTGACCAGCTAACCGGCACCATAGAAGTAGGGAAAGATGCGAATCTGGTTGTTTCATCCGGCGATTTACTGGATATGCGCACCAACGAGGTTACCTTGGCCTATATCCAAGGCCGTAAAATCAACCTCACCGATAAGCAAAAAACTTTATACCAAAAATTCAAAGAAAAGTACGAAGCGCAAAAGTAA
- a CDS encoding ribonucleoside-diphosphate reductase small subunit, translating to MEPLLQENPNRFVLFPIQNDAVWQMYKKAEASFWTAEEIDLSSDTKDWERLNDGERHFISHVLAFFAASDGIVNENLAINFMQEVQLPEARCFYGFQIMMENIHSETYSLLIDTYIKDPAEKDHLFNALETVDCVKKKGEWALKWINSENFTERLIAFAAVEGIFFSGSFCSIFWLKKRGLMPGLTFSNELISRDEGLHCDFACLLYSMLENPLPPERVQTIIRDAVTIEQEFVTDALPVALIGMNAKLMSQYIEFVADRLLVALGCSKIYNATNPFDFMEMISLQGKTNFFEKRVAEYQKSGVMSERVDNMFSLDEDF from the coding sequence ATGGAGCCTTTATTGCAAGAGAACCCGAATAGATTCGTCCTATTCCCTATTCAGAACGACGCCGTATGGCAAATGTACAAGAAAGCCGAAGCCAGCTTCTGGACGGCCGAAGAGATTGATTTATCGTCGGATACTAAAGACTGGGAGCGCCTGAACGACGGCGAACGGCACTTTATTTCGCACGTTTTAGCCTTCTTTGCGGCCTCCGATGGTATCGTGAACGAAAATCTGGCCATTAATTTCATGCAGGAAGTGCAATTGCCCGAAGCCCGCTGTTTTTATGGTTTTCAGATCATGATGGAAAACATTCACTCCGAAACGTATTCCCTGCTGATTGACACTTATATTAAAGATCCGGCAGAAAAAGACCACTTATTTAACGCCCTCGAAACCGTAGACTGCGTGAAGAAAAAAGGGGAGTGGGCTTTAAAATGGATTAACTCCGAAAACTTTACGGAGCGCTTAATCGCCTTTGCCGCCGTAGAAGGTATATTTTTCTCCGGCTCGTTTTGCTCTATCTTCTGGCTCAAAAAACGCGGCCTGATGCCCGGTTTAACGTTTTCGAATGAGTTGATTTCCCGTGACGAAGGACTCCACTGTGATTTTGCCTGCCTGCTGTACTCGATGTTGGAAAACCCGCTACCACCGGAACGCGTACAAACCATCATTCGCGATGCGGTTACGATTGAACAAGAATTTGTAACCGACGCGTTGCCCGTAGCCCTGATAGGAATGAACGCCAAACTCATGAGCCAATACATCGAATTCGTAGCCGACCGGCTGCTCGTGGCGTTGGGCTGTTCTAAAATTTATAATGCTACCAATCCTTTCGATTTCATGGAAATGATTTCGCTGCAGGGTAAAACGAACTTCTTCGAAAAACGTGTTGCCGAATACCAGAAATCGGGCGTGATGAGTGAGCGGGTAGACAATATGTTCTCGCTCGACGAAGATTTTTAA
- a CDS encoding ribonucleoside-diphosphate reductase subunit alpha, which translates to MLVIKRDGRRESVKFDKITARIEKLCYGLNMIYVSPIEVAKKVIDGIYDGVTTVELDNLAAEISASLTTKHPDYAILAARIAISNLHKVTAKSFSNTMKRLYTYEDPKTGENASLIAKDVYEIIRKNAALLDSSIIYDRDYNYDYFGYKTLERSYLLRIDGKIVERPQHMLMRVAIGIHKNDIDSALETYNLMSEKWFTHATPTLFNAGSPKPQLSSCFLLTMKEDSIPGIYDTLKNCAMISQSAGGIGLSAHNIRATGSYIKGTNGTSNGLVPMLKVFNDTARYVDQGGGKRKGAFAIYLEPWHADVFEFLELRKNHGKEEMRARDLFYALWIPDLFMKRVESNGDWSLFCPNEAPGLADCYGKDFERLYEKYEKEGRARKTIKAQELWFAVLESQTETGTPYMLFKDHANSKSNQQNLGTIKSSNLCTEIIEYTAPDEIAVCNLASLALPRYVKNENGHKVFDHEKLYEVTYHVTKNLNKVIDINYYPVPEAKKSNMRHRPIGLGIQGLADTFIALRMPFESEEAQQLNKDIFETIYFAAMTASKDLAKKDGPYSTFEGSPISRGIFQFDMWGVTPESGRWDWEALRNEVVEHGVRNSLLVAPMPTASTAQILGNNESFEPYTSNIYVRRVLSGEFMVVNKHLLKDLINLGIWNDNMKNQIISANGSVQNIPSIPQHIKDLYKTVWEIKQKTIIDMSADRGAYICQSQSLNLHVQNPNFGKLTSMHFHAWKRGLKTGMYYLRTKAAADAIKFTVEKQAAETLEPMNVSDQNLSDMACSLDNPDACEACGS; encoded by the coding sequence ATGTTAGTTATAAAAAGAGACGGCCGACGCGAGTCCGTCAAGTTCGATAAAATTACTGCCCGAATAGAGAAGCTCTGCTACGGCCTGAATATGATTTACGTGTCGCCGATTGAAGTGGCTAAAAAGGTAATTGATGGGATTTACGATGGCGTAACCACCGTAGAACTCGATAACCTGGCTGCCGAAATTTCGGCCTCCCTGACTACCAAGCACCCTGACTACGCTATTTTAGCGGCTCGTATTGCTATTTCGAATCTGCACAAAGTAACGGCCAAATCGTTCTCTAACACCATGAAACGGCTGTACACCTACGAGGACCCAAAAACCGGAGAAAATGCGTCGCTGATTGCGAAAGATGTGTACGAGATTATCCGGAAAAATGCCGCTTTGCTCGACTCCAGCATTATCTACGACCGCGATTACAACTACGATTACTTTGGTTACAAAACCCTGGAGCGTTCTTACTTACTGCGTATCGATGGTAAAATTGTGGAGCGTCCACAGCATATGCTTATGCGGGTAGCGATTGGAATTCACAAAAACGACATTGATTCGGCCTTAGAAACCTATAACCTGATGTCGGAAAAATGGTTTACGCACGCTACGCCAACTTTGTTTAATGCAGGTTCGCCTAAGCCTCAATTATCGAGCTGCTTCCTGCTGACCATGAAAGAAGACAGTATTCCGGGCATTTACGATACCCTGAAAAACTGCGCTATGATTTCGCAGAGTGCCGGTGGTATTGGTTTAAGTGCGCATAACATTCGGGCTACCGGTTCTTATATTAAAGGTACCAATGGTACTTCTAATGGTTTGGTACCGATGTTAAAAGTATTTAACGATACGGCCCGTTACGTAGACCAGGGTGGTGGCAAGCGCAAAGGTGCTTTTGCAATTTATTTAGAACCATGGCACGCCGATGTTTTTGAATTCTTAGAACTGCGTAAGAACCACGGAAAAGAAGAAATGCGCGCTCGCGATTTATTCTACGCGCTCTGGATTCCGGATTTGTTTATGAAGCGCGTAGAAAGCAACGGCGACTGGAGTTTGTTCTGCCCGAACGAAGCGCCCGGTTTAGCGGATTGCTACGGCAAAGACTTTGAGCGTTTGTACGAAAAATACGAGAAAGAAGGCCGGGCCCGCAAAACGATAAAAGCGCAGGAGCTGTGGTTCGCTGTTCTGGAAAGCCAGACCGAAACTGGCACACCGTACATGTTGTTTAAAGACCACGCCAACAGCAAATCGAATCAGCAAAATTTAGGTACTATTAAGTCGAGTAACTTATGTACCGAGATTATTGAGTACACTGCTCCGGATGAGATTGCGGTATGTAACCTGGCTTCGCTGGCATTGCCCCGCTACGTAAAAAATGAGAACGGACACAAGGTATTCGACCACGAGAAACTATACGAAGTAACCTACCACGTAACTAAAAACCTGAACAAGGTAATTGACATTAACTATTACCCCGTTCCGGAAGCCAAAAAATCGAATATGCGCCACCGGCCAATTGGTTTGGGTATTCAGGGCTTGGCCGATACGTTTATTGCTTTGCGCATGCCATTCGAAAGCGAAGAAGCGCAGCAGCTAAACAAAGATATTTTTGAAACCATTTACTTCGCGGCCATGACGGCGTCGAAAGATTTGGCGAAAAAAGACGGTCCGTACTCTACTTTTGAGGGTTCGCCTATTTCCCGTGGTATCTTTCAGTTCGATATGTGGGGCGTTACGCCGGAATCAGGTCGTTGGGATTGGGAGGCTTTGCGCAACGAGGTAGTAGAACACGGCGTTCGTAACTCTTTATTAGTAGCCCCTATGCCCACCGCGTCTACTGCCCAGATTTTAGGAAATAACGAAAGCTTCGAGCCGTACACTTCTAATATTTACGTGCGGCGCGTACTGAGCGGGGAGTTTATGGTGGTGAACAAGCACTTACTCAAAGACTTGATTAACCTGGGAATCTGGAACGACAACATGAAAAACCAGATTATCTCGGCGAATGGTTCGGTGCAAAATATTCCGAGCATTCCGCAGCACATTAAAGATTTGTACAAAACGGTTTGGGAAATTAAGCAGAAAACCATCATTGATATGTCGGCCGACCGGGGTGCGTATATCTGCCAAAGCCAGAGCCTGAACCTGCACGTACAGAACCCGAACTTCGGTAAACTGACTTCGATGCACTTCCACGCCTGGAAACGCGGCCTGAAAACCGGTATGTATTACCTGCGCACCAAAGCCGCCGCCGACGCTATCAAGTTCACGGTAGAAAAACAAGCCGCCGAGACTCTGGAACCGATGAACGTATCGGACCAGAACCTCAGCGACATGGCCTGCTCCCTGGATAATCCGGATGCATGCGAGGCGTGTGGTAGCTAA
- a CDS encoding TIR domain-containing protein, which translates to MLDKLTGKDGKRLTSELLRRQPLFGGEAEIIEEAFSLIKLQEFQPGQTFIEQGNDSSELFLILTGKVTIEINGRLVAERISGQHVGEMSLINPALPRSATVRAAEKTVCGVMAEKDFAILGEKHPVLWRFLAIELTERLQERGRFLSPPNETPEVFIGYSSEMANIGSQIQLALSKSKTPMIVTTWTDSFFRASRTTIESLLDNFQNFDFAILIFGPDDIVTSRGKKKQAPRDNVIFELGLAMGALSRDRTFIVYESGLDIKIPSDLLGVTAITYASGAASSLASRIAPVATQIQLEIEQKGSK; encoded by the coding sequence ATGCTTGATAAACTTACTGGAAAGGACGGAAAGAGGTTGACTTCCGAACTGTTACGTAGACAGCCTCTATTTGGAGGTGAAGCAGAAATTATCGAAGAAGCCTTTAGTTTGATAAAGCTGCAAGAGTTTCAGCCCGGTCAAACTTTTATAGAACAAGGCAATGATAGTAGTGAGCTTTTTCTTATTTTAACAGGCAAAGTTACTATTGAAATAAATGGAAGATTAGTAGCAGAACGAATTTCTGGTCAGCATGTTGGCGAAATGTCACTTATCAATCCTGCACTCCCTCGTAGTGCAACTGTAAGGGCTGCAGAAAAAACAGTTTGTGGAGTAATGGCTGAAAAAGATTTCGCTATTCTGGGAGAAAAGCATCCAGTATTATGGAGGTTTCTAGCTATTGAACTGACAGAGCGATTACAAGAAAGAGGCAGGTTTCTATCTCCACCTAATGAAACACCTGAGGTTTTTATAGGATATTCTAGTGAAATGGCAAACATTGGTAGTCAGATTCAATTAGCGCTATCTAAGAGTAAAACACCAATGATTGTAACAACTTGGACAGACAGCTTTTTTCGTGCTTCAAGAACTACAATCGAATCACTATTAGATAATTTCCAAAATTTTGACTTTGCAATACTAATTTTTGGCCCTGACGACATAGTTACTAGCAGAGGCAAAAAAAAGCAAGCTCCACGTGATAATGTAATTTTTGAATTAGGTTTAGCGATGGGAGCACTATCAAGAGATAGAACATTTATCGTCTATGAAAGTGGCTTGGACATTAAAATTCCGTCTGATTTATTAGGCGTAACGGCAATAACCTATGCTAGTGGAGCAGCAAGTTCTCTTGCTTCAAGAATAGCTCCTGTTGCTACTCAAATACAATTAGAAATTGAACAAAAAGGCTCTAAATAA
- the rplU gene encoding 50S ribosomal protein L21 yields the protein MYAIVDIAGRQTKVEGGKFIYTNKLSGNEGDAVEFANVLLTDDNGTLNVGAPFVENIKVTGKILGHVKGDKIIVFKKKRRKGYKKKNGHRQDYTKVLIESIA from the coding sequence ATGTACGCAATAGTTGATATCGCAGGTCGTCAGACCAAGGTAGAAGGTGGCAAGTTCATCTATACCAACAAGCTTTCCGGCAATGAGGGTGACGCCGTAGAGTTCGCCAATGTATTATTAACCGACGACAACGGTACTCTAAACGTAGGAGCACCGTTTGTGGAAAACATTAAAGTTACCGGTAAAATACTTGGCCACGTAAAAGGAGACAAAATAATTGTCTTCAAGAAAAAACGCCGTAAAGGTTACAAAAAGAAAAACGGTCACCGCCAGGATTATACCAAAGTATTAATCGAGAGCATTGCTTAA
- the rpmA gene encoding 50S ribosomal protein L27: MAHKKGAGSSNNGRESHSKRLGVKIYGGQAIIAGNIIVRQRGTAHHPGTNVGIGKDHTLFALTDGIVQFRKGRKDRSFVSVVPVEAPVATEVAAVTE, encoded by the coding sequence ATGGCACACAAAAAAGGAGCAGGCTCGTCGAACAACGGTCGTGAGTCGCATAGCAAACGACTGGGTGTAAAAATTTACGGTGGCCAGGCTATTATAGCTGGTAACATTATCGTGCGTCAGCGCGGTACGGCGCACCACCCGGGCACCAACGTAGGTATTGGTAAAGACCACACCTTATTTGCTTTAACCGATGGTATTGTTCAGTTTAGAAAAGGCCGTAAAGACCGTTCATTTGTCTCGGTTGTTCCGGTGGAGGCACCAGTAGCTACTGAAGTTGCTGCTGTAACGGAGTAA
- the rfbA gene encoding glucose-1-phosphate thymidylyltransferase RfbA, translated as MKGIILAGGSGTRLHPLTLAVSKQLMPVYDKPMIYYPLSILLMAGIRDILLITTPHDNPLFKKLLGDGRDLGCNFEYAIQAEPNGLAQAFVIGADFIGTDKVALVLGDNIFYGAGLSELLQSNNDPDGGVVYAYHVVDPERYGVVEFNKNNQVISIEEKPKHPKSNYAVPGLYFYDNDVIQIARDLKPSARGEYEITDVNQEYLRRGKLKVGILGRGTAWLDTGTFDSLMQAATFVQVIEERQGLKIGCIEEIAYRMGFINAEQLQKIAAPLVKSGYGKYLMNLPNEKVLERS; from the coding sequence ATGAAAGGTATTATCCTGGCCGGTGGTTCCGGTACCCGACTTCATCCGCTAACTTTGGCGGTAAGCAAGCAATTAATGCCGGTTTACGATAAGCCGATGATTTATTATCCGCTTTCCATTCTATTGATGGCAGGAATCCGGGATATTTTACTGATTACTACGCCCCACGATAATCCTTTGTTTAAAAAATTACTGGGCGATGGCCGCGACTTAGGTTGCAACTTTGAATATGCGATTCAGGCCGAACCCAACGGATTAGCCCAGGCTTTTGTAATCGGGGCAGATTTTATTGGCACCGATAAAGTAGCCTTAGTGCTGGGCGACAATATTTTCTACGGAGCCGGCCTGAGCGAATTACTGCAAAGCAACAACGACCCGGACGGGGGAGTAGTGTATGCCTATCACGTGGTTGATCCGGAGCGATACGGGGTGGTAGAGTTCAATAAAAATAATCAGGTAATTTCGATAGAAGAGAAACCGAAACACCCAAAATCAAACTACGCCGTACCCGGGCTGTATTTTTACGACAACGACGTTATTCAAATTGCCCGGGATTTAAAACCGAGTGCCCGGGGCGAGTACGAAATTACCGATGTAAACCAGGAATATTTGCGGCGGGGTAAATTAAAAGTGGGTATCCTGGGCCGTGGTACTGCCTGGCTCGATACCGGTACCTTTGACTCGCTGATGCAGGCCGCTACTTTTGTGCAGGTAATTGAAGAACGCCAAGGCCTTAAGATTGGCTGTATCGAAGAAATTGCTTACCGTATGGGCTTTATTAATGCGGAACAGCTCCAGAAAATAGCCGCCCCGCTGGTAAAAAGCGGTTATGGTAAATACTTGATGAATTTGCCCAACGAAAAAGTTCTGGAGCGCAGCTAA